The Cydia pomonella isolate Wapato2018A chromosome 22, ilCydPomo1, whole genome shotgun sequence genomic interval ttttcccaaTTTTTACCACTGgttactgggaaaaaaaaaaaccagtagttaccaccaaaatttggttagcgttcaatagtGGGAAAAACCAATTTTTCCATGCGTTGGCGCACTCTCATATGTTCCCTGCGTCATTTTACCAGGCCCAAATTGGCCTCGCGGGCCGGATCTGGCCGTAGTTTGGAGACCGCTGCTGGTCGATTCATAAAAGCTGGCGCCACATGTGTAATAATATGTCAATACTTTCACCGCCAGTCAGTGCCCGCTCTTGTGAATAAATCTACACGTAAAAAAACTAGTGCATCggtttttttggtttttatttgAACTTAGACCTAGGGATTAGCTCGAAGACTTGAGGTAGTCCTTGAGTACGTCGAGCGCTGGCGTCTCCTCACCAAAGTCCTGAAATCAAATAAAAAGTCTTTTAACATACCATTGGATAAGACAAGGAAAGAGATACTAATAATCATGAAACGGATGAGATCTTTCAAGTTTGAGCTCACGTTTGTGCATGTGGCACCCATAGCCAATTAAAAGCCATGGTCTCCGCGGTTTACCTCGAACGCTGCGTAAGCCTCACATTGTTGTTAAGAGAGCATTTCTATAGTATAGAACATTACGCTCTACGCAGCGTAAGTCGTGAGCCGGGATAAAAGCCTAGTAATGCCAGCCCCAATTTCGTATTCATACTATTTAAGATGTATCTCATCAGTCACTTTTTATGGCCATTGCTAGAAATGTTGCTGTGTTGTACGTCACTGGCATAACATATCAGGTAATAAGAGGTTTTCACTCTTAATTGGgcgtatttatttcataaaaacgcTTGTACGAACGACTGGAAAGTAAGCAATGCAAAAGCATGCCACTATAGTGATCGCTCGGGTGATTTCGCGCTAAGAATCGGCACTAGAGACGAACTGACGTCAATAGCGCTCGCGCTTAGcgcattttcatttttaaacagTCATATGTCCGGCATGTTCGCCCCTCTGCAACTATATTCTGTATAACTTTGTTTACTAGACGGTTAGATGCTCGACAAGTTGAACCTTACACGCCCATGTCGATAGTGGTACTTTCGATTGGATTTAGTTATCAACATTACTTATGGTTACACGATTATTAGATGGATACGATTCATAAAATCGGCCTGCTTTGAATGATCGGCCTGTTTTAGTTAGGCCAATTAATCAATTGCAGTAATAATTGAGACACGAGGAACgtctagagttagaccaagctaagtagggagcgattttaatagcccggACTGTgcgttattttaaatgtcaaacttctatgaaattatgacagaTTGACAGATTGCAGATCCGCTCACCTTGATGACGACGCACGAGCAGCCGACGATCTTCCTGGCCTTGCCGTCCTTGTCGATCTTGCACAGACCCGCCCACTCTCCGAGCTTCTTGTTATTGTCCACCTGCAACACCAAAAcatgtttgttaaataaatcaTCAGGCCACATTAGTGCGTAATGCAGCCGCTCTGGCTCCCCGAGTATTACGTTTACGTTACGCAACACAAGCAATGcactagagtcaaaccaagataagttgacagctattttgatagcccagacggtgcacgggttattttaaacgtctaacttttatgaaattatgatgcttcttttattgcatctggaacacctactgacatgtcatttttttttgtttaattccgctaccaaggttgtttggaagagatcgctttttagcgataagaccgcctgttgtttacatcttctttatgtgtatttgtactgtttctgtattgaggtgtgcaataaagagtatttgtattgtatgtttacttgacacttgcaccgtctgggctatcaaaatcgctgccaacttatcttggtctgactctatgaaGGGACCTAAGGACATGCTGCTTTACGTATTTGGTGTGATTTGGCTTTAATTTAAAGGATGATAGTTTAAAAAGAAAGCATTTTCTACACTCATTAGTTTCTTCAAGATATTAACCTGTTAACCATTTAGAATTTCTCATCCGTGCTCGTGTCACCGCCGGTACGAAGgtacacgaagttttgtcttatttatcggACTGCGGTGGAATGAGCAGGATATTGTATGTCTCATATATCAGACTACGGTGGTTAAAAAACCTTCATCCAAATAAACCACACATTTAAAACGCAAATAGCCGATCCATGCAATAGAGTaaaaaatcgaatttaaactgtcgtgagacatactaacattaaaatccgtaatccgtagaattatttttagagtaaaaaagtttaatgaaGTTTAAATCAGACTTGTTTGAAGTGTTTGAGTGCTAGGAAAGTTGACACCGCATATGCGGGGCACCATAGGGGCACTCAATTTGCTCTGTGCTCCAAAAAGCCAAACCCTGCAAGTGACAGGGTTGACTCGTGCGGAGCGCATCTATTGCTTATGGTTCTAACACATTATGATATCTTTTTAGGCCAAATATACACCTGTAAAATCTTACAGTATCGAATGTCTAGATTACATCTAATTTAAGTATGAACTTCACACACGTCACATGTAGTTGCAAGTCAGGTTTAACCACTCACCCCTCGCCCTGGTCTAGCAAAAGCATGTGGGAGCACTAGCCTTTAATTCCTCTGAGCTCATACAGACTGTAGTGGACAGCTTACCTTGACGAGTGGGATCTGGTGCTCATTGCACAGAGCCTGCACCAGCTTCTTGTAGGCAGCCTCATCGCAGTTCTCTGCCAGCACACACAGGACGGCTTGCCTCCTGtcaataggtaattattttattagtttggccagaaaaaatatatccaaattttGACCAGGCCTGCATGATCCACAATCATGGATAGTAGGTTCTGTCTCAAATTACCCACGCACTAGATAGATAGTGTTCCCTAGAGATCGGACACAATAGTCTAGTGAATACCTAACTAATAAATAGTTGTTCCTATAGTACCCAGGTGGATTTGAGAAAATCCTGTGGTATATTTAGTCTTGAGTTCATGAAACagtagaaataaaagaaaagagtAAAATCTTTACATGTGTGACTAATAGCAAAAAGCATTTATGactttttctatgtatatttaaaCATTGATTATAGGTGCAACTTGTACTTGGAAGTAACTAGGTAAGTTACCTAATGTTACAACAACAAAAGTTAACTGCAGTGTGATGCATCCTATGATGAACATAAGGATGGATATtgtggttgtctggaagagatagctttttagcgataagaccgcctgttgtctgcctctacatttaatcaattgtttatttttcttgtatctttttactgaggtgtgccaataaagagtattctatctatctatctattgtcCTACTTTTGTTGTTTACctattagccgggtccacacagagcgagcatattcgcgaggcaatttcctcacgcataaactggccagtgtagacttgccgtaggaaaacgcacgcgccgcctcggcggaggcacgtctacactggccggtttgtgcgtgaggaaattgcctcgcacgtacgtgctcgctcgctctgtgtagacccgcctatttgctgcaaaaattgtttataccagtcacctgagagcgcaccagtgACGCTCTCAGTGGTAGAACGCAGTTGCTGTGGTCAAGAACGGTTAGgagatgatgataatgatttgTTTTGATAAAACTCTACTATATATTgcatattttggtattttttgtaAACTGTAGCACAATTGGGAGGCCACAACCTTGCATGACGCAAGTACTGTGGTACTATGTATGTGCATTTATGTTGGCAACAGAATGGACCAGTAACCACTGGTGCAGTCACTGATATTTCCACACAGTATGATACTAGAACAGCACCACACTGAGTGAATGTTTAGGAGGCTTCTATtgccattattttttaatttcagattAATTTTAAACTACCATCTAATTTAtttcccaaatatttatattgatcCTTCTTTACAAcactaaaaaataatgaaaatcacATTGCATTCTTTAATTtgcatttgtttattatattccAAATACCTAAGATGTCAGTTCAGTCTATCTGAAATGTATGAAGTGTATGAACACAAGGTTTACTAATAGAAATCCTTTCTGTAACtgtacaaaatattacattgtaTGAATGGATCCAAAAGCTTATacttaatgaaatgaaatactaCATGTATAAAACAAAATCAGATTATCCACTAAAATTAGTCATAAAGAAAGCACAAAAGGGCATAGCTTATCTTTCTGCTTTCCACTTATGCAATATCAGCAATgattatgaaaataataatacaatttcaGTGTTATCTGGCTGGCCTTTTTGAGACCCCTAAGAGTTGAGGGGTTGGGACTGTAACTTTTCAGATTCACTTCACATTGTATTGTGTAGCAGTTATAAGCTAAGCAACATACTTACTATTGTATTTTACGTTTGACCTGATGACAGAGTTGCCAATattcttattaaattaaataaaaactacgaGTCATAGAAGTGTCACTTACTTGTCAAGGGCCTTGGCAGCCTCATGGAGACCGTGGACGAGGCCTCCGTGGATGAGGGCGGTCTTCAGCACCTCCTGCAGGGCGGTGTTCACGTCCATGGCGCCGCCGCTCAGGACGGGGTTGTTGGGTACCTCACTGGAAGTCATTTTTACAGGTTGTTGTTTTCAATAAGGAAAGATTAGGTAGCTTTAACCTAAAACGTTACAGACAAAGAAAGGAGAGATTATATTAGTATGGGGTTTTGTTTTAGACTACGAAAGGATTTAGCCTACTCCTGAAAGTAGTTTACTTTAAATGAATTTAAGTCTATAAACAAACATGTAGTTTTTGGATTAAGCAATGAAATTCTGAGTAGTACATGTAATCAGAGAAAAAGCATTAATCATAGAGGTTATCCTAAACATTGTAGGTTATGTTGATGTCCTGTTTATTATAGAAACATGACCAATTATACCCGAAATTTTAACGCTGATGATGGATATAGGGTTTTCATCCCAGGAAAAAGTATAATGATTGAAAAGAGAGCAAGTAAAAGTCAAAACAATGGGTACTCACACATCAACATCAGCCATGGTTTATGACGATTAAACGACCTGAAATATGAAACGTATTGGATAGAATAGCATTGTAACATTTCTAGATTATATTCACAGTCACTTTATATCAATTGATCACAATAATAATCCTCGATATGAAAAAATTGCACAGCAAAACGTTTGACACTTTACCTTTCGTACCGGAAAAGACTTTAAAAGACGCCCTCTGGCGTTGACAAACCGAAACtaatttgacatttttaaaaCGTTCCATTTCTCAGAAACTTTTAGATCTGCCCTTATACCTGTTAAACATACTTTTCTCATTGTTCCTTCAGTTCTTTTCTATAATTATGTATCCTAATAAACCACAAAAGAGCGCAGATAGTTATGCGGTAAAAACGCAATGTCAGGCActatatactttatttttagttaaaaattgATCCCTTAAACAACTAGTTTGCTCTGAATAATTTAATGAAGTGTTGGAAACAAAAACAGTGTCGATAATCGATAACAATCCACGCAATTGCGTTCCGTTTCAGACTTTAGTTACTGGCTATATGACATATGcaacaagaaaaaaaacacaaatgtcaaataaGAAATATAACCTAGAAATATCGGGAAATGTTTATAagatttaacttatttattttaacgaaataattacttcatgtaaacgtttttattattaagtgttTTGTTCTACTGCCGCCTGAGATGGGTGCTTTAGCGACAAAAGCCCTACGTCCCTTAAAATCATTCAACATTGAAAATCGAGCACATCGGGTAATATCGAAAGAAAAACCAACGCCGGCCCCGAGATATGCGGCTAATATGGAGGATTTGAAGCGGGCTATGGAGTCAGACCCTAATTTAGATGAGAAACTTGACAAAAAAGATCTAGGACTCGACACAAGACTGAAGAATGTTTATGTAACTTCTCATGGCAAGCCTGAAGACGACGTTACTCGAGAGAAACAGAACCCGAACAGGCCATTACCCCAAGACCGTGGCCTAGTTGAAGACTTCGATTACGGCTTCAAAGAACCAGAGAGAGTTAAATATGGACACACAACACTCAGAAATGCTGTAGAGTTCATTTCCGCTCATCAAATTGATCCTAAAGAAGTCACAGCAGCTAAAATAGCGCTCCAATACAAACTGAAGGCGGAAGATGtagaaaatatacttaaatattttaaaacttacgaAGTTTATCTACCAGAAACAAAGAAATCAGCGGCCATGTTTGCTGGCCCTGCTACTTTAAGGAAACAGTTGTACAAAGAAGATATAAAAGAGATTGAAGGAGATGTTCAGAAGAAACCTGATAAAAAAAGCAGCTTCTATAAATATGagattgaaaatgaaaataaggGCAGATAATTTACATtcaataaacaaatacaaacacCTGTTACAAATACCTCTTATAATAGTATATTTTTGCAGGTCGCGAATAGTACTGAGTACAATGTATTTAGTCCAATAATTTGATATCTTAGAGACAATGATTGAAAGCCAGTGTAGCATTGTTTGCCATAAAGCCACTTCCCAAACTATGGGTTGTGACCCATTGGTGGGTCGCGGGCAAATATTGAGTGGGCCCTGAAACTACTATAGTGAATCTGAGTGTtaccaataatattttatgcccCTTTTTTAAGACGGCCAAGAGGTCACAAATTTGGCAGTATTTGTTAGGTGGGTCAGAGCCCAGTCAATTTTTGGGAATCACTgccataaagaaaaaaaaaaagtaaagtgaAAGAATACTAGATTTCCCAGTGAAAGTATGATTCACATAGttgcactttaagttatatatagATTTCCCAACAAGTATTCAtcactgggatttttttcccacttGTTTattaccaccaactcggtttTGGCTGTTACAGCAAATTTACATAAACAAGCATATTTGGCATGCAGTTATCTTGAAGGCTaccgcactgttagtgcttgataatggagacctaggctctctgAAACATGTAGTGTGAATGACCGAAAATATTACTGTAAAATTTGCTTAATTCCACACAAGAGTATCATAGATTAAAGGCAAATTATCCTGTTCTGTAGTAATCAAGTAATATACTTTATTCTGTGAATATAATACTGTGCTCTAGTAGAAAATATTTGATCAAATTATTTTAGATCCTTGTAAATACGACTCATATTAATGGTTGCTACTTGCttgtgtaaaataatttacaacaCTAATGTGATCTAGATTtagtcaaataataaaaacgttttgttttccaaaatatttattttgttataaaccATGACCCTTAGTTTCTAatttttactaattataattacatagAAGTCTTCAATCAACAACAAAGTTGAAAACCTGCTGAAGTCCATGAGTATTTTCCAGCTCCTTTgtaaggcagagggaatatatttcccaccattattgaatgtttttaacaaaataacagGGTTCCATTTTGAATAATTGCTGACACCCTTATATGCTTACATATATGCCCTAAAGCGTTATTGTAGCCTTGACTGACATACTAATAATTTGCAATTGTTTGATGTTCAGTAATAAATTGCATCTctgcagtggcggggcaagaacaaaattgtatgtgggcaaggtacattttgCAAGGCCCTCcagtggcgcaagaaataacgaacatttgtTCGTTGTGGCCTCTTGGACTACGTATAGgcacttatttgaggcgcgaggcccttCGGACCGC includes:
- the LOC133530165 gene encoding small ribosomal subunit protein eS12; this translates as MADVDVEVPNNPVLSGGAMDVNTALQEVLKTALIHGGLVHGLHEAAKALDKRQAVLCVLAENCDEAAYKKLVQALCNEHQIPLVKVDNNKKLGEWAGLCKIDKDGKARKIVGCSCVVIKDFGEETPALDVLKDYLKSSS
- the LOC133530164 gene encoding protein NDUFAF4 homolog, producing the protein MGALATKALRPLKSFNIENRAHRVISKEKPTPAPRYAANMEDLKRAMESDPNLDEKLDKKDLGLDTRLKNVYVTSHGKPEDDVTREKQNPNRPLPQDRGLVEDFDYGFKEPERVKYGHTTLRNAVEFISAHQIDPKEVTAAKIALQYKLKAEDVENILKYFKTYEVYLPETKKSAAMFAGPATLRKQLYKEDIKEIEGDVQKKPDKKSSFYKYEIENENKGR